CGAAGACCGTGATGATCTGGTCCTCGGCCTGGGCGACGGCGTCGACGAGCGAGAGCCCCGACGCCTTCTTGCGGAAGCCGTCGCTGAGGATGTTGAACGACTGCTGCGTCACCGGCCACCACGACCAGTCGGGGTTCTGCTCCTCGGAGGCCGGTACGAGGACGTCCTCGTAGTAGTTCTCGCCGCTGAAGAACTCGCTCGGCTGCTGCCGGGTGGTGCCGATCTCGCCGACGGCGGGCGACCAGCCGATACCGCTGTTGGCGATCATCGCGTCGATCCCCTCCTGGGAGGTGGTCATCCAGACCGCGAACTCGAGGGCCTCCTGCGGGTGCTGGCTGCTCGCGAAGACCGCCGCCGTCGAGCCGCCGAGGAAGCTCGAGCCGTAGCCCGTGTCCCCCCAGGTGGGCATCGGCGCCACCCGCCACTTGCCGCTCCCTCCGCTCACGCCCTGGATGAGGGCGTCGCCCCAGCTGCCCGTGGTGCAGGAGGCGATGCCCCCGCTGGCGGCCGCCGCGAACCACGCGGGGGAGTAGGCGCCGTAGCCGGTCTGCACGAGGTCCTGGTCGATGGCGATGTCGAAGAACTGCGCGACCCGCGTCGTCGCGTCGTCGGTCATGTCGATGACCCAGCCGTCCTCCTCCGCCCGCAGCCACTGCGCACCGGCCTGCGTCGCGAAGGCGGCGAAGACGGAGGCGTCGGCGAGCGGGAAGCAGTCGATGTAGGAGTCGACGCCGCGCAGCTCGGTCGCGACCGCGGCCCACTCGTCCCAGGTCGCGGGGGCCGCCGCGCCGACCCTGTCGAGGATCTCGGGCTGGTAGAAGAACGCCATGGGGCCGCTGTCCTGCGGGATCCCGTAGACGCCTCCGGTGTAGCTGACCTGTCCCCAGAGGGTGGGGTCGTAGCGGTCGGCGTACTGCTCGGCGCCGTAGCGGTTGAGGTCGACGAGCCCGTTGACGAGCATGAACTCGGGGAGCGAGCGCATCTCGACCTGGCCGATGTCGGGCCCGCCGCCGGCCGCGAGAGCCGAGTAGAGCTTCTGGTAGCCGCCCGCGTTGCCGCCGGGGATCCAGACCGCGTCGACCTGCACGTTCGGGTTCGAGGCGTTCCAGACGTCGCAGACCTTCTGCAGGTCCTTGAGCCAGGCCCAGTACTGGAGGCGGATCGGCCCGGTGGCCGCCGGGATGGCCGCGCCGCTGTTGACCGAGACGGTGCCGGGGGTGGCGCAGGCGGTGAGCCCGCCGAGTGCCGCGGTGCCGAGTCCGGCGGCGATGAGCTGTCTGCGTGTGAACGGTGTCACTGTCCCTCACTTCATCGTGGTGGAAGTCCGGGCCTCGTTGCCGCGGATGCTCGGGACGCTATCACAATGTCGAGTAGGTGCTCGAAATTCGATCCGCATCCCCTCGTTCCCGGGGGCCGAGCGCGCGCTACGCTGAGCGATCCGACCAGGCACGAGGAGCAGTGATGACGGAGGCGGTCCCCACCCGCAGTGCGCGCCGCGGCCCCTACGCCAAGTCGGCCGAGCGCCGGCGCAGCATCATCGAGGCGGCGCACGCGGTCTTCGCGGCGCGCGGCTACGCCCGCGGCTCGCTGCAGGACGTCGCCGACCGCGTCGGGCTCAGCCAGACCAGCCTGCTGCACTACTTCCCGACCAAGAACGAGCTGCTGCTCGCCGTGCTGCAGCACCGCGACCTGATCACGGGCGACGGCTCGTCGCCGCCGGATCCCGAGGAGGGTCTCGTCGCCGGCATCCTGCGCCAGACCCGCTACAACGAGACGGCGCCCGGGGTCATCGAGCTGTACGCCGTGCTGTGCGGCGAGTCGACGACCGACGAGCATCCGGGGCGCGACTTCTTCGCCCAGCGCTTCCTGCGCCTGCGCAGCGAGTACACCGGCGAGCTCCGGCTGCTTCGCGACGCCGGCCGGCTCCGCGAGGGCGCGGACCCCGAGCGGGTCGCGGCGTCGATCATCGCGCTGTGGGACGGCATCCAGCTGCAGTGGCTGCTCGACCACGACGCGGTCGACATGGTGGCGTGCCTGGCCGACTACCTCGACCTGGTGATCCTGCCCGCGCCCTAGGCTCGGCGCATGACCACCACCCTGCAGGACTCCAGCTGGATCTGGCTCGCACTCGCGATCGTCACCGCCGGCCTCGCCGAGCAGAAGGGCCGCTCGCGCTGGCGCTGGTTCGTCATCGCGCTGTTCCTGGGCCCGCTCGCGACCGCGCTCGTCGTGATGTGGCCGAGACCGCAGGCCGGAGTGGTGACCGACATCCGCTGGAACTTCGCCGTCGGCGCGGGGCTCGCCGCGCTGGCGCTGGTGCTCTTCGCCGCGGCGTCGGGCCTCTGGCTCCTCCTGATCCCGGCCGTCGTCCTCGCATCCGTCACCGGCGTACTGACGTGGTTGAGCCGGCGGGTGCCGTTCGAGAGCCTCCCGCGCTGACGCGAGGGAACCCCGGACCGTCGAGGGAGCCGCCAGGTGCTGGCGGTCTCGATGGTCCGGGGTTCCCTCGGTGCGGCGGCTAGGGCAGGAGGCGCGTCGGACCGCGGAACAGGTAGGTGACCTCGCGGAGGTTGGCCTGCTGCAGCATCAGCATGACGACGCGGGACAGGCCCATGCCGAAGCCTCCGTGCGGCGGGACGCCGTAGCGGAAGAAGTCGAGGTAGAAGCCGAGCTCCTCGGGGTCGAGGCCCTTGTCGCGCGCCTGCTCGGTGAGCACGTCGATGCGGTGCTCGCGCTGGGCGCCGGTCGAGATCTCGACTCCGTTGTAGATGAGGTCGTAGCTGTTGGTGATCGTCCCGTCGCCCTCGCGGCGCATGTGGTAGAACGGCCGGATGCTGGAGGCGTAGTCGGTCAGGAACACGAAGTCGTGGCCGAACTCCTCCTTCACGTACGCCGCGATGCGGCGCTCGCCCTCGGGGTCCATGTCGTCGTCGGCGCGGGGCACCTCGTAGCCGCGCTCCGCGACGATGCGCTTGGCCTCGGCCAGCGGGATGCGCGGGAACGGCGTGGTCGGCACGGTGAGGTCGATGTCGAAGAGCGCCTTCACCTCGGCGCCGTGCTTGGCGACCACGGCGGTGAGACCGGCGACCATCAGCTGCTCGTGCAGCTCCATGACGTCCTCGTGGGAGTCGATCCACGAGACCTCGGAGTCGACGCTGGTGAACTCGGTCGCGTGCCGCGAGGTGAAGCTCGGGTCGGCGCGGAAGGCCGGCCCGACCTCGAAGACCTTGCCGAAGCCGGCGGGCTGGGCCATCTGCTTGAAGAACTGGGGGCTCTGCGCGAGGTAGGCCTTGGTCTCGAAGTACTCGACCTCGAAGAGCTCGGCGCGCGACTCCGAGGCGCTCGCCATCAGCTTCGGGGTGTGGATCTCGATGAAGTCGTTCTCGATCCAGTAGGTGCGCAGGGCGTGCTCGAACGTGGTCTGCACGCGGGCGATCAGGTTCTGCTCGGGGCGGCGCAGGTCGAGGAAGCGCCAGTCCATGCGCTTGTCGATGCCGGAGTCGGCGGCGATGGGCGCCTCCGGGATCGACTCGGACACGATCCCGAGCGTCTCGAGCTTGACCTCGATGCCGCCGAGCTTCACGCGCTCGTCGTGCTTGAGCGCGCCGGTCACGGTGATGAAGGAGCCCTGCGCGAGACCGGAGATCGCCTCGGTGATCGCGAGCTTCGCGGCGGAGGCCTCGTCGCCCTCGACGGCCTCGCGGACCGCGGGGTTCACGAGCTGCACGGCGCCCGACTCGTCGCGGAGGACGACGAACTGCACCTTCTTCTGATCGCGCACCGTCTCGACCCAGCCGGAGACGCGCACCGGCCCGTCTTCGAGGGCGGCGAGCTTCTTGACGGTGGTTCGGGGGAGGCGGGTCGCGTCGGTCACGGTAGGGGAGTCTACTCGCGAGGGGTCGGCGGGCGTTCGGCTCGAATGAGGAGGACTCGACCGTCTCCGAGCCGGAACCGTGTTCCGTCGCTTCCGGGCCGTGGCTTCTGCGCTTGGCTCAGCAGGAAGTCGAGGCAGGGTCGAGACCCTCTACTCGATCTGTCTTGCCGCTCGTGTTCGGCAGTGGTGTCCTGCAGCGCAGACTCTCCCTCTTCGCAGGATCGGTGACTGTCGCCGAGGTCGTCGGCGTAGATGCGGGGATGTGCCGTCCAAGCGGCTGAGACTGCCGGTTCCCGGGTGATGAAAGAACTGGTCTGCTTCGAGGGCGCCTCAGGGTAGGAGAAGCGCTGATGCGTCCCGGAGTGGCGGAGAGGCGACCGAGTCGACGATCGATACTCGGTTCGGACTCGCGAGACGGGAGAACGCGTATCGGCTTGCCGTGCCTCGGTAGGACTATGTCATCCGCTTAGCGACATGACATAGCGCTCCTGCGCCGATAGCCTTCGGGGCAAGGTCGGGCATAGGGTCACGGCGAGGTTGGAGACCGTGTAGTGCCTACAAGATATGCTCCGGTGCCGAGCCGTTATGCCGCACGACCTCCAGTGCGGTCAGCGGCAGCACGATCCCTTGCCCTGTCAGTGGCTATTGCTCTTCTCGTGCTCATCGGTGTGAGCAGCTTTCCCCTCTCTGCGAGCGCCGCCGACGGAAACATCCGTACGCCATTCGAATCGGGCGGACCGGTCTACGTCTATCAAGGCTATTCCTCCGGCAGCCACACCGGCACTTCTCAGTTCGGCCTCGATCTCACCAGTGATTCGAGCTCGACCTCGACCTCGGGTCGGACAGTGGTGGCTCCCGAGGGTGGGACCATCGCCTATTGGCAGGCGGCCTATGGAAACCTCTGCGTGAACGTCGCCGGCGGGCGCAGCTATACGCTGACGCATATCAACGCGTCGGTCACCCGCGGCGCAATCACCGCCGGCCAATCAGTAGGAACTGTCGGCGCTGCAGGAACAGTGAACAACAACAACGTCGCTCACCTGCACTTCGAGTACTGGTCTGCACCTGGTTGCTATGACAACGGCAGCCCACTGACCTTCGAGACGGCGAACGGCCTGAGGATCTGCGGCGCTCAGAACATGCCGGCCTCAGGGCCGGTCAGCAACGGCACCTGGGGCCGCACCGCTTTCACGGCCAATGACTGCAGTGACCCCGGCAGTGCACAGCCCTTCGGGTCCCTGGACAGCGTGCAATCAGTGCACGGCGGGGTGGTGGTGACGGGTTGGGCGATCGACCCCGATACGAACGATCCGATCGATGTGCATGTCTATGCGAACGGTGCGTACCAGAGCTCGGCCCGCGCGGATCTGGACCGCCCCGATGTCGATGCCGCGCACCACCGCGGACCTCGGCACGGCTACTCCGTCTTCATCGGCGGTGATGCAGCCGCGAGTGGACCGATCACGGTGTACGGAATCAACGCCGGCGGTGGCAACAACCCGGCTCTCGGCACCCTCAGTGCTCCCGCATCGGCGACACCCTTCGGCTCGCTGGATTCAGTGACCGGTGTCGACGGCACCGTCAGGCTCACCGGCTGGGCGCTCGACCCCGACACCCAGGAGCCCATCGACGTCCACATCTATCGTGGCTCGACCGGGCTCGAAGCGGTGCACGCGGACCTCACTCGCGACGACGTCGGTGCGGCCCACGGCGACGGGCCGAATCATGGATTCGACATCACAGTGCCTCAGGGGAGCGGAGGGGACACGTACATCGTGTACGCGATCACCTTCGGAGCAGGCCCCAACCCGGAGATCGGACGTTCAACCGCGCCTCCGAGCCTTGTCCGGGCTCCGAGACTCAGCGGCGAAGCGATCGCCGGTTCCACTCTTTCGGTGGACGGCGGCGAATGGGATGTCGCGGACCTCACCCTGACTTACACCTGGTTCCGAGACTCGACCCCTATTCCCGGTGCTACCGCAGCCGAGTACGCAGTCACATCGAGCGATGTCGGCGCGACCCTCCATGCAGTCGTCTCGGCGAAGCGGGCCGGATACGCCGACGCTTCCGCACGAACGAGCGCTACTGATCCTGTGGTCTCGACGGGGACCTCCCTGAGCGTCACGCGGATCGCTGGTGTAGACCGCCAGGACACTGCTGCGAGAATCTCCCGCGCGACGTTCCCGACCAACGTGCCCGTTGTCTACATCGCCACCGGCGGGAACTTCCCCGATGCGCTGAGCGCGGCCCCGGCCGCCGCGAAGCAGGACGGTCCGTTGCTCCTCGTCGACCGCGACTCCATGAGCCGGGCAGTGAAGGACGAGCTCACTCGTCTCAAGCCCGGGAAGATCGTCGTCGTCGGCTCCGGCCTGAGTGTCAGTGACACGCTCCTCTCGGAGCTGCGGGACTACGCAGGTTCAGGTGGCATCGAGCGCATCGGCGGAGTCGATCGGTATGACACCGCGGACAAGATCGTCACCTACGCGTTCTCCTCCGGTTCGAGTCGGGCGTGGGTCGCGACCGGGGAGAAGTTTCCTGATGCGCTGAGCGCGAGTGCTGCCGCGGGCTCTGTCGATGCGCCTGTGCTGCTCGTCAACGGTGGACTCTCTGCCGTGACCACTCAGACGCGCCAGCTGGTGACCGAACTCGGTGTGACCTCCCTCACGATTGCGGGAAGCGCCCTCTCTATCAGTGAAGGCATCAAGGAGTCTCTGCCGGCGGCGTCCACGCGTATCGGCGGCACCGACCGCTATGACACGTCCGAGAAGCTCAACAAGGCGGCCTTCACCGCAGCTGACACGGTCTACTTCGCTACCGGGGAGAACTTCCCCGACGCGCTCGCCGGCGCTACCGCCGCCGGCTACACCGGCAGCCCCCTCTTCGCCGTCCACCCCGACTGCGTCCCGCAGGAGGTCCTCGACGACATCACCGACCTCGGTGCTTCGGAAGTCATCCTTCTCGGTGGCTCGGGAACCCTTTCCGACAACGTCGCACGACTCGTCGCCTGCTAGCCATCGCGAGGCCTTCGCGCCGCGTGCCTGAGGCGCGCCTCAGGCTGGGGCAGTCCCTCCGTCGAGCCGGACGAACGTCCGCATCGAACCGGTGCCCTGCCTGCTTCGTCCACGCTCCCCGACATGTCCACTCGATGTCGCCCGGAGCGGCCGGGCACACTGGAGTCCGATGCCGCCGAGAGGGGCGAC
The genomic region above belongs to Rathayibacter sp. VKM Ac-2759 and contains:
- the aspS gene encoding aspartate--tRNA(Asn) ligase — translated: MTDATRLPRTTVKKLAALEDGPVRVSGWVETVRDQKKVQFVVLRDESGAVQLVNPAVREAVEGDEASAAKLAITEAISGLAQGSFITVTGALKHDERVKLGGIEVKLETLGIVSESIPEAPIAADSGIDKRMDWRFLDLRRPEQNLIARVQTTFEHALRTYWIENDFIEIHTPKLMASASESRAELFEVEYFETKAYLAQSPQFFKQMAQPAGFGKVFEVGPAFRADPSFTSRHATEFTSVDSEVSWIDSHEDVMELHEQLMVAGLTAVVAKHGAEVKALFDIDLTVPTTPFPRIPLAEAKRIVAERGYEVPRADDDMDPEGERRIAAYVKEEFGHDFVFLTDYASSIRPFYHMRREGDGTITNSYDLIYNGVEISTGAQREHRIDVLTEQARDKGLDPEELGFYLDFFRYGVPPHGGFGMGLSRVVMLMLQQANLREVTYLFRGPTRLLP
- a CDS encoding extracellular solute-binding protein, whose translation is MTPFTRRQLIAAGLGTAALGGLTACATPGTVSVNSGAAIPAATGPIRLQYWAWLKDLQKVCDVWNASNPNVQVDAVWIPGGNAGGYQKLYSALAAGGGPDIGQVEMRSLPEFMLVNGLVDLNRYGAEQYADRYDPTLWGQVSYTGGVYGIPQDSGPMAFFYQPEILDRVGAAAPATWDEWAAVATELRGVDSYIDCFPLADASVFAAFATQAGAQWLRAEEDGWVIDMTDDATTRVAQFFDIAIDQDLVQTGYGAYSPAWFAAAASGGIASCTTGSWGDALIQGVSGGSGKWRVAPMPTWGDTGYGSSFLGGSTAAVFASSQHPQEALEFAVWMTTSQEGIDAMIANSGIGWSPAVGEIGTTRQQPSEFFSGENYYEDVLVPASEEQNPDWSWWPVTQQSFNILSDGFRKKASGLSLVDAVAQAEDQIITVFENKGLSIRKASA
- a CDS encoding cell wall-binding repeat-containing protein — encoded protein: MLIGVSSFPLSASAADGNIRTPFESGGPVYVYQGYSSGSHTGTSQFGLDLTSDSSSTSTSGRTVVAPEGGTIAYWQAAYGNLCVNVAGGRSYTLTHINASVTRGAITAGQSVGTVGAAGTVNNNNVAHLHFEYWSAPGCYDNGSPLTFETANGLRICGAQNMPASGPVSNGTWGRTAFTANDCSDPGSAQPFGSLDSVQSVHGGVVVTGWAIDPDTNDPIDVHVYANGAYQSSARADLDRPDVDAAHHRGPRHGYSVFIGGDAAASGPITVYGINAGGGNNPALGTLSAPASATPFGSLDSVTGVDGTVRLTGWALDPDTQEPIDVHIYRGSTGLEAVHADLTRDDVGAAHGDGPNHGFDITVPQGSGGDTYIVYAITFGAGPNPEIGRSTAPPSLVRAPRLSGEAIAGSTLSVDGGEWDVADLTLTYTWFRDSTPIPGATAAEYAVTSSDVGATLHAVVSAKRAGYADASARTSATDPVVSTGTSLSVTRIAGVDRQDTAARISRATFPTNVPVVYIATGGNFPDALSAAPAAAKQDGPLLLVDRDSMSRAVKDELTRLKPGKIVVVGSGLSVSDTLLSELRDYAGSGGIERIGGVDRYDTADKIVTYAFSSGSSRAWVATGEKFPDALSASAAAGSVDAPVLLVNGGLSAVTTQTRQLVTELGVTSLTIAGSALSISEGIKESLPAASTRIGGTDRYDTSEKLNKAAFTAADTVYFATGENFPDALAGATAAGYTGSPLFAVHPDCVPQEVLDDITDLGASEVILLGGSGTLSDNVARLVAC
- a CDS encoding TetR/AcrR family transcriptional regulator — translated: MTEAVPTRSARRGPYAKSAERRRSIIEAAHAVFAARGYARGSLQDVADRVGLSQTSLLHYFPTKNELLLAVLQHRDLITGDGSSPPDPEEGLVAGILRQTRYNETAPGVIELYAVLCGESTTDEHPGRDFFAQRFLRLRSEYTGELRLLRDAGRLREGADPERVAASIIALWDGIQLQWLLDHDAVDMVACLADYLDLVILPAP